TAAGCAAATGGCAACAATAGACCAAACTATTTTTAAAGTTTCGTACATTTTAGATATTTTTCTTTATATATTTTTCTATAAACAGCTTAACGCATCAACAATTAGATTAGAAAGTAGATGTGTTGCTTTGCAACACATCTACTTTCTCTAAGCAAATTGCTGACCTAACTCAATCGGATTATGGACTGTAATTCGTTTTTTGGAGATTGCGATCATTTTTTGCTTGCGTAGATCGCCAAGCAATCGCGTCACCGTCACTCGCGTAGAGCCGATCGCTTCCGCGATCGCCTGATGTGATAGCTTCAAATCAATCGTCACTCCATCATTAGAAGGTGAACCAAAATCACGACAGAGAATCAACAAAAAGCTGACTAGCCTTGATCCCATATCTCGATGGGCAAGCGTCTCAATCATCATCTCCGTCTGTAAAATCCGTGACGACAATCCACGCAATAAGACCATCGGTAATTCGGGATCTTCTTTGAGAGCCTTCTCTACTTGATCGATGGGGACAGAGAGCAGCTCCACAGGCGTAAATGCTACTGCATGATAAAAGCGATCGGAGCGATTGCCAGTAATTAATGACAAAACACCAAAAACACTATTTTCTCGTAATAGAGCCACAGTAATTTCTTCACCTGCTTCGTAAACTCTAGAGAGTTTTACTGCGCCTTTAACTAAAAAGTAAAAACGCTCCGCAGGATCACCAGGGAAAAAAATTGTCTTGCCGCGATCAAACGTTTCCGTCATGGGTGGAAACATTCCCCCATTCATTTCGCGAAAGACTTCAACAAGAGCACGGTCTGCCAATCTTATATATCCTCTTAAACCAAAAATAAAACAGTGTATATAGCGCTTCACAGTCTAAGGTACGGGGCTGTTTCTCTTACCTTCGGCAGGGAAACAGCCCTCTGCAACTCATCTACTTGAAAAAGCTGCAAAGCATCATTTGTGCTTACTAGACTAGAAAACAGGCAAAATCTCAAAAATTGCGATCTCAAATTGCGATCTCAAGTTTTTAAGAAAGTATGCCAGCACACAATCAATTTGAGTGATACATGTTAGCTTTCAACCTAATCTACAGCATGAAAGTATATGTAGATTTAACGAACATTGCCTTCACATCGCCTTCAAAGTTATGACTTGAAAAAGCATTGAAAACTTTTCTAATTCGTCAAAGTAAGTCACAAAATTAGATAGCTTGCCTAGAATGCCTAGAAATAGAGATGATTATTCTCACTTAAACTTACTACATAATTGCAATTTGTATCACGGTACACATTTTCTTGAATTAAGTATAACCATGAAAATAATCATGAAATAAAAACTGATTTATTATTCATCTATTGAAGACATGAAGGCTTAGCTTTATCTAAACATGCTGCTTACAGATGTATCTTCGTGAACCCGCCAGATTGTCTCACCCAAAAGGTCAGCTACCGATAGTACCCTCAATTGCGGAAAGTAATTTTCTTGTCTAACGGGGGTTGAGTTGGTCACAATTACTTCTTCAAACACGCCGCTAGACAAGCGATCGATCGCTGGAGGCGAAAAAATAGCATGGGTTGCACAAGCATAAACCTGTCTCGCTCCTTCTTTTCTCAAGAGCTTAGCAGCTTCATAGATTGTGCCAGCCGTATCAATCATGTCATCAACAAGAACAGCAGTTTTGCCAGACACATCTCCAATCACATTCATCACCTCAGCCACGTTGTGGCTTTGGCGGCGCTTGTCAATGATGGCTAGAGGAGCATCATCAAGTTTTTTAGCAAAAGCACGGGCGCGAGCTACTCCCCCTACATCTGGTGAAACCACCACCAAGTCAGGTAGCTTCTTTTCATTGAGATAGTCAAATAAAACTGGAGAACCATAAACATGATCGCAAGGAATATCAAAATATCCTTGAATTTGGGCTGAGTGTAAATCCATCGCAATCACGCGATCGGCTCCAGACTGCACGATTAAGTTTGCAACTAATTTTGCAGTAATGGACTCTCGTCCTGCGGTTTTGCGATCGGCCCGCGCATAGCCGTAGTAGGGCATAACTGCCGTGATCTGTCTTGCCGAAGCACGACGGCAGGCATCGATCATAATTAATAATTCAGTCAAATGGTCATTAACAGGGCGACAAGTAGGTTGAATCAGATAAACATCACAACCTCGAATCGATTCCTGTACTTGCACATAGACTTCCCCGTCAGCGAAGTTTTTTCGCACCATAGGCCCTAGTTCGATAC
This genomic stretch from Pseudanabaena galeata CCNP1313 harbors:
- a CDS encoding ribose-phosphate pyrophosphokinase, yielding MNSGEDRLRLFAGSANLPLAQEISRYLGIELGPMVRKNFADGEVYVQVQESIRGCDVYLIQPTCRPVNDHLTELLIMIDACRRASARQITAVMPYYGYARADRKTAGRESITAKLVANLIVQSGADRVIAMDLHSAQIQGYFDIPCDHVYGSPVLFDYLNEKKLPDLVVVSPDVGGVARARAFAKKLDDAPLAIIDKRRQSHNVAEVMNVIGDVSGKTAVLVDDMIDTAGTIYEAAKLLRKEGARQVYACATHAIFSPPAIDRLSSGVFEEVIVTNSTPVRQENYFPQLRVLSVADLLGETIWRVHEDTSVSSMFR
- the ntcA gene encoding global nitrogen regulator NtcA, with amino-acid sequence MNGGMFPPMTETFDRGKTIFFPGDPAERFYFLVKGAVKLSRVYEAGEEITVALLRENSVFGVLSLITGNRSDRFYHAVAFTPVELLSVPIDQVEKALKEDPELPMVLLRGLSSRILQTEMMIETLAHRDMGSRLVSFLLILCRDFGSPSNDGVTIDLKLSHQAIAEAIGSTRVTVTRLLGDLRKQKMIAISKKRITVHNPIELGQQFA